The Chiloscyllium plagiosum isolate BGI_BamShark_2017 chromosome 14, ASM401019v2, whole genome shotgun sequence genome segment AAAGCTGCGGTCTTATTACACATTTTAATCCGGAATACTTTTGGCTGGGCTGGGACCTTCAAGCTTCTCCTCTGGTTCTCATGGTCAAAGTGTTTAATTTGCTTTGGTTTACTTCAGTTCTGCGCTGATCTTAATGGTTATACACTCAAACAACACTAATAGTACATAACCACACGGGTAATGTCAAGGACAATGTAATACGGTTTTTAGTTGCTTCGTGTTGCTAGTACCATGGTGTCATTAGAAGACTAAAGACTGAGTCGCCGTGATCGTATGAAATTGACCCCAACCCCACCACCGCTCAGCAGAAGAGGGATTCGCCTTGTGTAGGTTGCATATGATAGGGCTTTTGCAGAGTTGGTTGACAAGTGATTTTGGTTGCACTACATTGTGATAAATCGGATACTGAGGACTGAGCGGAGACTACCTGCACCGCCTTCCCTGGGGTTCCTGAAATGCGGTTTCGACTGCATCTCCGCTGCTCAGTGTGATCTCTAATGGTGGCTACACGCCGTGGCTCTGACTAAACAGTGAAGGTGCCCTCAACCTGCTCCTGGGCAATTGGGTTTCGAGTTCCTGCTTCCTTCCAATGTAATGTCACAAGGTCAGGATATACAGTACTGAGAGAGTTGGGAAGCGGCTCTGCAATAATTGGCAGAGAAACCGTTTAGAAAAAGTCAGTTTAAAACGACTATTTCATGCAGCTACAAAATCGGGAACTTCCGTTTACTCTGGGTGCTAAGAATATATCGTAAACGTCACTAATATGTCTCCCCGATTCTTTATCCACTGTGGAGTAtcactcacttaaagtattttTTGCTTATAAAAGTATTCTATTTATTGGTCAAATATGCTGAAAGATTTAATTTTCTTCACACATTCAAGAAGCCATATTAATGTCTCTTAATGGGCCTGAAACGCATGCGATTTGAATTTCTCAATTAACATTAAGCTTAATGATCATAACTGCGATAACCTTTCCCAAAATGATGGAAGATAATTGTATAATATATGTTCAGTACTGTGTGAAATGCACGATTCAAACTGGTTGGCACTAGTTAAAAGGACAAAGTCAGGATTGGATTgtcacaaaatattttcaaactagTTGCATCATGTAAATTTAGAAAAGTATATCGTGTAAAGCAATGTGGTAGCTGTAACGACAACACGGTGATATAATGTGAAGGCTCTGCCTCAGTGAATTCTCTGTGGGCCGGCTTCTGGCGTCAGGAGAGAGGGAAGGGGTCGATGCCTTCAATTCAATACCAAATACATGACAGTATGAAAATAATTCAGACtccaagatttatttttaaatgtatctCGGATAAAATCAATTATTCATCGTACCAATGCTGTGTTTTTGGAATAGATTCGTTACCTTTCTGAATGTAACCAAATAATGCAATCCCCGTTGCGGTATATGTCCGTGAGTCAATACCGGTTGCATTTTGTAACCAGTAAGATACATCACAGTGTTTCATAACAAGTGTTACAGGACAAAACATatcaagtttaaaacaaaaaaccCGAACCAAACGCAAGAACATAACTTGATTCTATATgtatctggataatatccaagaTCTGAAATCCCACATAAAATGGCATCAAAAGTGTTCTTACTTTAATTTGACGAACTAACTTTTAAGTGAACCGTGGATGCTATTTCTGAAGGCGAAATAAAATTCGCAGGTACTTGTCCAGTAATTGAGTAGCTAAGGTAAACCTCAAATGGCAACTCGATATTTGAAGGGATGAAATACCCTTCGAAAGCCCTTTTGAATACCATTTGGGGTTCCACAGGAACATGCTGAATTATCTAAAAAAAATAATCCTGGCCACAAGAAAAAACTCTACGGCGGGTTCCGGGGGAGGGGGTGCGGCGGGGACAGTGGCATCAGCTCAATAAATAAACAGACTGACAGATAAATAACGAAATTAGTTCGATGAAGTCAGAGAGTTTTCAGTGACTGGCTATTTGAAATGAAATGGCAGCACTGCCTGTTGAGACTGCTGTTATTTACCACATCTCACCATCCGATTCTGTGAGCGCTAATGTAGTAGCAGTTTCACGATTTATGAGTTGTGCGTGCTTGAGCTCCAGCTATCAAGTTGTTCGCATGTGCTTTATATTCATCGCGCTCACACTCATGTTCAAAAGTGTGTTGTATACAATGTGTCTAGTTACCAAAAGCCGCATTTTAACTTTTAAAGCGTTTACCGTTTTAAAGGATTGTCCATTTCTGTTTGACCTATCCTGGTCACTAAGGCTCTGACAGAGCAGAAGCTTGCTGAAATACGTTTAAAAAGAACGTTTCTATCCAGCTAATACTTTGCTTTActcctttaaaaataaatcttgcaACTATATTCACAGAGCTAAGTGACAAGACACCATTTCTCCTTCTTCATGTCTCTATCAGCCTGGTAACAAAGTTTCAGCTCGGGGTTCTTCCCTCTTGCAAAACGTTTTTAGCTGAACGTGACCTAGTgttaattaggtgtggctaattaaaatgcttttaaagctgaGCATGCGCTGATGTTTTTTGATAGCTGCGTGACAATATATCATTGTTGAACACAAGCATTCTGAAGAATCGAGAAACGACCTATCCTCAATGGGCGTGCCGCCTAAATCAATGCAGGGTCAGCGTACTTCAACTCCGTGTGTGTTGGCTACTGGACTTGATTACCTCGAGAATCCTTTTATCACTTAAATAAACAAAATCACCTCCTTGCACGTTGGCATCTGAAACTCCAAGTGACTGTAAAACCGAAATCAACCTGAACTAAATTTTCCTGCTTGTTTTAAGATATATTTATTATAATTGTCTATATATCTTTTAGAGCTCTTCATATTCCATCTCAAACTTACTAGATTCTGAGTTCATGACATCAGTGTAACGGAACTGGTTCCAAATGCTCCATGAGGTTCCTGATATGTCTTCAAGGGGTGATTAGACATAAAGAATCTCCAATCCCGATCAAATGCCAAGGTGCCTCTATGAAGGCATCCTTTTGTAAAGTGAAAGCAATCGGGTAGCCAACTAATATTGTCTAAATCGAATAAAAAAGCATTATGAAGAAGACATTTAAACTTGAAATTAGTCCCTGCTCTGAAGCAGTAAATTCAGACGTTTCAGAACCAGATTTAGGCTAGAGTGGAGACAGCGTTATTCCACAATTAGGACTCACTACTTCTTTCAAGGTTTTTTTGTGTCAAAACCAGTTGCCCGTCCTCATTATTATTAATGCAGCAAAAACAACGCTAGCGGCAGGTTCTTGAAATATAATTAATAATACAAGTATTATTTACGTTCTGAACAGCTTTCACATTCCGAGTGCAAACTGCACCTAATGCGCATTGATTTAAACCGGGATCTTGAACTGGAGAAATTGCATTTAGGAAGATTTCCTTTGGTTGTATTGTTTTACCTTCACCCGACAGATCATCGCATCGCTGGTCTGTGTAAATGCTGGCCCGAGAATTTATGCTTTAAGAGCGGAAATTCAAAAATGGTTTAAAGATCGCTCTATTTGTTGTTACAGCTATCCTACATAAGAAGTAAGGTTAAAACTTCATTACAAATGTCACGTCgtcagagtgtttttttttcgaATTGGAACAGATGACAAGTACACGAATAATGTATTGTCGGAGGTCGGCTGTGAAGGAATGTtaatgaaacattttaattttactaaGACAAGTTCATTTCCTTTAGTTGGCAAGGAGACGGTGTTCAACATTGTGCCACTAGCAATTGAGATGATTTATTCTGCGTAATTAATTAGGGTAATTACACGTACACATTCCTACAACGTGATTTAAAAAGGTAATCATTCAACAGTAATAGAGTGAACGCTATTTAATAGTAAAGTTATCTGCATCTCTGTCTTGTTTGGTTTGGGGTTGAAGGTGCAGCCTCAGATTTGTTTAATCTGTGGATTTTCGATATAGAATATATTGGCTGGTCACTTAAACAACTGTAACTGCTGTATTTGACTTTACAGCAACCTAATGCcaattgatatatatatatataagttgATCTGgaagaatataaaataaaatcaaaatcataaTATGCTACACGAAAATTACTAGAAAATGGAATGTTGAGTTGGTTGGATTGTTCATCCACAACGTAGGGAGGAGGGTGAATCTGTTAACATCGTTAAACCCAATTATTTGGAAAAGACTGAGGAACAGGATATGCACAAATACTTTTATACAACAAATGCTGGGCAAGGAATAATTTTGAAATACTGCTTAAGGAAGCTACAGAGAATGCAGTTGTCTAACAAAGGTTTTGCGTTGTCATGATTGACAATTGATTTGCTGGAGCAGATAAAATATTTATGTAATGTCGCAGATCCTGTCGTCACGACTTGATTGCAATGTATTTTTGCAACCGTGCGATTGTGATTGTCACCTTCTGCTCTATTTCAAGTTGACTGTATAGATAACCCCAACcaaatgaatgagaaatgttctgAAACAGTCTGAACTTGAACGCGAAATATTCTGCTAATTGAAAACGGAAGTTTCAAAACCCAGCTGCAATCTTAACTTCGAACCTTAAACTTCAAGGCGGTGGCTTGAACATTCATGTGTATGCGGGGTATTTAATAGCAAAAACGAGACGTATTATCAAATCGACCTGTTCTCTGGTGGTGCCCAATAGCTTTCATGGAGAAGTGCGACCTGTGGAGCgaaattggaggctgagggatgaaccAGCAAGAGCTGGCAGTAGGACCACAATTTTTCACAGAAGTCATCACCAGGGATCTCTCTGATACGGacgagggagagaaagaaaatccTTCTCGCAGTTTGTCTCGAAGTGTTTTCGAGTGTTGCTGCACTTAGTCTTAACTGATGGTACCACGGGGTTTTCACTTGTTAAAGAACCagttcagagagagaaagaaaatttacGCCAGAGCCTGCATTTCCCCCTTTTGGGTTTGGCTTCGAAAGCGATGCAAGTGTTCGGAAGTACGCTATGAAACACTAATTATAAATTATTGCACTTCTTGCTTGGGGGAGAGGATGAGGCAGAGAAGCTTTGAACTCCAACCCAGAATTTGTTTTAAATCCGGCAAATACAGAAAACAACAATTGCTGAGCTATGAAATGATCATAGGTTCTTAATAACGGGGCCTGAAAATAAGTGAACTTTGAAAGTTCTTTCTGTACATTGTAAAGAGCAGACACTATAATATTACTCGGTTCGACTATGGCATTAATAGAATGTTGATAATTAAAATGCGGAGAAAGACCGCTCAAATAGTTAGCTAAATAGTATCTTGTGTCACGGATATTATACCAGAGTGTTATTATGGGAGCTATGTATAAAACAGGAAGCAAGGTGACGAGGGTAATTAAGAAAAATATCAGTGGGGAACTCCCTTCAAATGTTATGAAGGACATCCGGCGCCAGAGAGCTTCAATGTGAAATCTGCATTGCAAAATCAGTATAATTCAATCATTATTTCTCAAGCTATGTCTCATGAATTAAGTAATCAAGCACTGATTAACAGATCTTACGGTAAACAAACCAGTAGAGTATAGGGTTGCATTGCGTGATTGATACCGACTGACATTTCTGAGCGCAATACTGTTTCCTGGTAATACACCGAGAGGTTTCaagaagacagaaacaaaaacatcaaGCTTTAATGAGATTCGGTTTTACTAGACAAGCTCATCTCAGCTGGAAAATATATTTGTTAGAAATGAAAACGCCACTAAATTAATGTATCTGAGAGGGGAATGATGATGAATCTGCTCCTATTAAAAGTTCAAGCCCTCTTCTCTGAGACGATCCCACACAACCAAACATCTGAAAGGACATTGTTTCGTATGATTGAATCTTTGTCATTGTTTAGTCTCGGTGGTATTTCGGCGAAAAGATATTAATGCACATTTCATTTAAATCTGTGGAATCGCGGCTCTCTTGGGAAGCATGTTGCTAAGATCTCGGTACAGTGTGTCATAAATGCAGAAAAGCCTGGCGCATTGCTAAATAGTTTGCCAAGAGATTGTAATTTAGCTATGTGCAAATGAGTGAAGGTGGGATAAACTGTGTTGCTGTATTGCACTGCGTTTATGAGTGAAGGTGGGATAAACTGTGTTGCTGTATTGTAATGCTTTTGTGACAGTGTAACTATGAAACAAGACAATGCAGGGCTGGTTAACCCAAAACGACTTGCAAAGGTTGTCAACAGCCTCACTGTCTTTGAGATGGTGTATGTTTAATCATTAAAAGTGTCGCTAACGTGACTTCTCCCCGCCCCCCACCCCTTGTAATCTTTTCCAGTTCGATTCCTCAGAGCCAACTAATCCTCAAACTTGTTGTCATTACTTATTTATTGATTGCTTGGCATTTGGGTGTAATTGAGCAAGGCGGCTCTAGCCTGCGGGGGGACCGGCGCTAGATGAGCAATTAAATCAGATTAAGGCAGTCTTTAAAGAGGCGACTGGCATGATTGATAACCGCGAACACATTCTTAAATAGAACTGCTACATCAAAAGAGACGCTTAAACACAGGGCTCGAGGAGAGTTCCACCAGCATGAACCAAatcatgtaaaaaaaaacttcggCAGGAGTTTGCCTCGAAATACCTTCCGCCCTATCGTCTTTTAATATTAAAAATCCACAGGAGTGGCAGACACTGTATTAATTAGTGCGTCCACCCGTGAAAACTGGGTTTAAACCAGAATTCTCTTTCCTTGTATTTGTTCAGTCCCAGTAATTAAGCATTTTTAATTGGTGTGTTGCCTGTGGAATAGTGCAAAGTTAAAATAATGCTTTTCATATTACACAGTAATTACAGAGTAGAGCCCTTTTAAAGCAATAGACAAAATCAAAGAAAGCATAAAAAGGCCTTTCAAGAGTTACAGCAACCTAATAAAGTATGTCTGTATGGGGCTCTACTTTGCCCCCAGCTACAGCCACAGTGGAGCCAAAGCAATCAGCTTGAATAAAATAATAGCATTCCTTTTCTCATGCAATTCCACGCTCCCTGTGCAAACtaaaattattttctcaattttCTAAATTATGAGGTGTGACTTCAAAGGTAATCCACTGGACTGACAGATGGCACCGGGTGTTGTTTATATCACTTTGCAAAACATATTTTCTTATTAGTTTACCATCAAAGAGCTTTGATGTTTCAATAATTATAATTATCACAAAAACACTGCTGCTTTACTTCTATTACCAGTCTTTATAAAACTATTTTTAAGATGAAGTTGACTCAGAAACTTTTCTAACCACATTAATGCATTATTGATATGATTATTGTTCTCCAAATCAGGCATGGCCATATTTTCAATAATGTTTGTGTAGATATTTCTACTTGTTTGTTAAACTGTCCACATTGCAAGTTAACTTAATTAGCTAAACGTCAAAATTAACGTAAAAATATTCTTATGTTCGGGGGCGTACCTCAACTTTACAAtaactctggaaaaaaaaatacaaagtcaAGAGTAATGTGCCATTTGGCATTAATTTCATTGTGTTTTGTTCCAGCATATAAATTGTACTGATAGTCACCATAAAAAATACAATTGCTTGTAATAATGCGTTGTAAACTCCAAAAGAATGGCCTGGGTATTCCAATAGACTGGATGCATTGATTGTTTGGATTTGCACTGTTTTAAATTTGACCAGCATAATGAAAAATGCTACAAAATCATCCCACGTTTGTGTGATTAATGAACTAATGAGAAATAAAAAGTTTTATTAGTGTTGAACTGTGGGTGGAAGAAGTGTCATTTGGCAGAGAGGACTGGGATCTGTTCGATATTTTCAAATGCACAGTTTACACACCTGACATTACAGCACATGTAGAATGGGATGGATGTAAAATGATTTTCTTTTCGAGTGTGTATTTACTTTGGCTAGCTATAATCTAACGTTGTATTCAAGACAAACGGTGAAAAATGGTGTAGAGGTTGAAATCACAAGTTCAAGAGTACCATGCTTGTCCACTTACATAGGATATGGAACAGTATCCAAGATGTGATCTCATCAGGTTTTCATTATGTTGTTAACTATCTGTTTCATTAATCTAGCCAGATTCGATTCACATTTGAATCAAGGCAACTTTGAAATGTAAACCCTGCACTATATCATCATAAAACATGGATGTCAAGGAGGGGAAATGGCATGTTCAACGTGACAACAGCTAATATATATTATTGCTTTAGCTGGTCACGCAAGGAAAATGACACATGAAGTCTGTCATGTATTTTGAAGAAAGCACTAGAATGAGGTTAGAAAAGACGTTAAATATTTAGTAAACTCGATTGCTAAACTGCTCTTCTGTACAAAATAGTAAACATTTCTCTTAATGTTCCAacgagctaaattgcccagatGATTCACCTGAATAATTGTCTCCAATCCAGTTAGGTAAGTATATTAAACAGCAATCAGCTTTCGATAGATACGTTTGTAATGCACTGTTCCCGTGTGTTTATTTTCATATGCACTTATGTTTGTTTTCGGTGCCAGCAATTCAATAATGAAAACTAAATGGACCAGTTTCACGTAATATTCAACAATTACTTTAATTTATTCACAAATATAAGGTATAAGAAATAATAAATCTCCATATATATAAAATAGTACATAACATCCCTTTCAAAGGGACAGCGATCAAAACAATGTTAAAAGCGCTGGCATCGTttcaaatatatttgaaaatttTGAGTCTTctatgattgtttttttttcaagataaATGGTACATGCTGTATCCGATAGGAGTGGCATAAAGTCCTACAGGGGGGACTGGGAGCACAGGTCTGTGGAATGGATAAGTGTGTCCATAAAGTGAAGCTCCGTGCATTGGGGAATTCATAGGAAAAGTCAGGCTCAACCCCGGGGCTAGCATGGGCTTCGCTGCCATTTTGAACTTTTCCAGTTCGGCCTCTTGCAGTCTCTTTGCTTTGGCCCTGCGATTTTGAAACCAGATTTTAACCTGGGTTTCTgtgaggttgagggagctggagAACTCTGCTCTCTCGGCGATGGACAGGTACTGTTTCTGCCGGAATTTGCGCTCCAGAGCCAGGAGCTGCGAGGTGGTGAAAGGCGTCCTGGGTTTCCTGTTGGTTTTGTGCTTTCTCAGAGTGCAAGAAGTGGGGCTCAAATGTCCTAGTAAAAACGAATGAAGGACTGATCAGTACCTTATATCCACAGTGGAGTTTATAAAACGGATAGCATGCTTCATTTAAACAAATAATATCAACAGTAACAATTATCCTTCAATACTTTGGACCCGCAATGTTCATTGAAATATTTCGTAGAAAAGCACTGAAGAGATTTCTTTTTAACCGAGCAACTATAGAACTGAACTGCGGGCTCGCTTTATTACATATGTACTACGATTTTGCCAAAGTTGATAGGTTTCCCACCAAACCAGTGTTAAACCAGCGGCGACTTGCTTTTCATAGCACTGCCGACGCAAGGAGTACATCTCAATTCATTATCTACCCTGCAAAAGCTGATTTGACTGTCAACAACTTTAGTTACTCCAGACAGCAGCCTGGAACATTTGAAACGTCGGATCCCCAAGTCAGAGAAAATCACTACAAGGACACGAGCAACTCTGGCGCCAGTTTCCAATGTGCTGGATCGCAATGTCAGTGATAGTAGCCCTCACCTCGAGTATGGAACTGAAGGTCTCCTACCCCTGATTTATAAAGCGTCAACACATTTCAAAAACACTTACAATTGACATTAATGGACTGACGGCGTAGATCGGGCAAAGAAAATTATTAGAAGCAAACTCACTGTTTGGAGGAGGGGAGTAACCGGAATTTTTCACCCACGGCACACACTCTTCTTCCTTGCAATTTTCGGATTTCACTGGCGAGCCGTCGTAAGTTTTTATAAAGCCTTCCAGTGGGCAGGGCGACTCGATGGGACTTTGCGACTCCCTGGCCACCGATTTGGTGGGGAGCTTCTGCGATGTGCTGCCGCCTGCCCCGTCCAACGGAGGGAAGATGCCTCGGTGCGGCTTCCGATCGGACATCAGCGCTTCGACACTGAACGGGAGGCTAGACACTGGCACTTTGTGTTCGCTCAAAGCAGTTTCCGCAGCCCTTTGGAGCTCCGGGTCAGAGACGCTGTTATCCTTCAGTGTTAAACCTTGTGGCGAAGACATCATGAGGAACAATAAAAAggcatgaaaaaaaaacaacagttttGACTCTGGAGAAAGTGATCCTTTACCAAACTAAGCAACTTCCACAACTAAAGGGTCAGAGTGGCATGGGACTGTAGTAAAGGTTGCAAAACTTTACAAGGGGGGCGAAACTTTCCGCCAATCAGAGACTTCTGTCCGGGAGGTGCTGCAGTTCTGCTGAGCGGATTGGTTGTTGGCAGTGCCAATAGCAGGAAATGATGGTTTGAAATAAATGAGgctttaatcagatgggccactcGCTGTGATGGGTTAGTGATAGCTGCGGGGCTCTAATCTCATTGTAAACATGCAGCTAATTAAGTGAAAAGAGAAGACAGCCGTCACTTTCCAAGTCCCCCCCTTCCTCCCTCCCcccagggagaaaaaaaaagtaaaggcgGACGAGAGCAAATCTGAAGTGACCCCCgagaaaatatataaaaaaaaagatggGGGGAAAAGCCCGAAACGTGGGTTAGGAGTGGATGCAATGTTTGGTTCTTTGTGCCTGAAGCCACCTGTTCTGAGAACTGTCTGCCTTGCTAATTGCGTGGATAAACAGTCTGTCACGATTAGTCAGCGGGGTGAACAGTCAGACAACTGAGGTTGTTTGTAGGCGCCAGGATCGGCGACATCAAAGGCGATCTCCCCTGGGCAACGCGGTGGAAAGTTTGGCCGGCTCCAGGAGCGACCCGCCCCCGCCGAAACACGCCCCAAACCCCCGGGCAGAGCTGATTCCAGAGCCCGTCCCCAGCTTTGAAACCAAGGATGGGAAAAGAaagccagcaaaaaaaaaagaacacagcGTAACCGCTTGTAAAACACCAGCTTGCCAGTAGGGTTTAAAGTGAACATCCTGTACGTTAAATACATGCCGTTAAATGCATTCCGATACAGCGGTTATTAGTACAGTAAAGCGATCTAATGGCAGCAGGTCATACATTCTTTTTTCAAACGACGTTAATTATTTAAGAGCGCCAGTAAAGCTTCCAGGAAATCACGgctaaaaaaaaagtatattcACATTTAGTGTTTGTAAACTGGTGTGAGGGTGCACGTTGCACGGTTCATGGAACAGAAAACGGATTAAGACTTAAATGTTATTCATCCTGTTAGCATTTACAAAATAAAGATAAAGGTAATTATAGATCGGGTCTGTGACCGCGTCTATTACATTGAAAACTGTGGGTTGCAGTGAGCTAATCTCGTCCTGTTGGAGCCCTGCTGCAGTTTGTATACAGGTGCTTTTCAGGTGACATGCGTTAGAGATGAGTGCACACAGCCAACTTTTTCTAGCGAATCTCGCCCCTGTTGCTCTACATACATTTCTGGGTCTATTTATTGCCCACTGGGCAGTAACGAGATAGGACTTTAGTGATAATGGTTTTATCTTTTCAAGGCTGTAGGAGTGCTGATATATCGATTTAAAAGAAGACAGCCCGTAGATCATCTATTAAATGTGATTCGCGAAGTAACTTACGAATCAGGGTCGAACAGGGGAGACAGTTACAGAGCCCCTGTCCTGCTCATCGTCTTCATATATTGTTGATCACACAATCTGTGTTGTACAGCGCATATTTTGACTGTAATTGATTACTTTTGCCACATTGCGCTATGTAAGTCGGAATGACAATTACTTGCCCAACGTATAGTTCCCGTTTTTTTTTGTAAGCCTCATTGTAAGTCACACTGTTTACGTTCCGAATATTCACATGGTTGAAAACACAAATCATCTAACACATCTCTGTCTTTGCTGAAATGGACAGCATTTGCGATACATTTCTAAATGTATAAATGTGAATCGTGCCAAATAAATAACGGTTATAGCCAAAGGAGTGACTTCGTAACCAACGATGCAGATACAGTGAAGACGGACATTCCAACCGGTTCGGGCATTTATTTGTCACCGTTAAACCGCCGTGGCTTTCGCAGAGTCTGATACACTCAGACCAAATGATGTCTTTCGAACCCAGTGGAATTATAATTATTGTTACACTCATAGTTCATTTCAGAATCTTTTCCCACAGCACTCTTCAACCCTCTTCCACATCTTGCCCCCATCCCACGTTTACTTGTACGTAACAAACAACAAAATTGTTTTATCCGAGGTACCCTTTAAAATAAAGTATCTGAGTTACACGTCGATTTCTTGTGGGGCTTGGGATTTAACCGGATTGTGCAAATCCAATTGCTCTATAATATAGTAGAGCACCAAGTGCACCAAACTGTTCCTTTAAACCATAGCGGCAATTTTTGATTGATGATATGAAACTAACTTATCAATCGGCATTGGTTGAGATTTCGTTGGTCACTTAAGGGGCAGGTATGCCCCATCTTGTGTTTGTGTATCAGCAAAGCAGGTTTCTTGCTTTTCGTTTTCGATAATCACTACTTTTGTGAAGTTTTAGTCGATTGTTTTAACAGTTGTGACACTTGACATTTTAGAAACCCGTACGAGCAAAAAAAAGCTCCTAACAATGAGATCGAATTGATAAAGACTTAAGCAGAGACTTCATATATACACCGTACATGTGTTTAGAATTTTAAACTtcactattaaaaaaaacaaaataatcatCAAATGTTAGGTTAATGATTTGTAGATAAAATCATACGAATTACTTTCTTGTACAAGAGTGTAGGGTGGGGGAAAAGTATGCTGTTTTCTTAGATTTTTAACAGCACATACAAATAGTTTGTTGACAAGAAAGTAAttataaaaatcagaaattgaattGTAGGTGCGCAGCTGAGGAATATGATGCTAGATTTGTTTCATTGTTATGTACCAATGCTCCCTCAGTTCCCTTACAATACTTAACAACAAGGTAGTTGCAGAACGGTGAA includes the following:
- the msx2b gene encoding homeobox protein MSH-D; the encoded protein is MMSSPQGLTLKDNSVSDPELQRAAETALSEHKVPVSSLPFSVEALMSDRKPHRGIFPPLDGAGGSTSQKLPTKSVARESQSPIESPCPLEGFIKTYDGSPVKSENCKEEECVPWVKNSGYSPPPNRHLSPTSCTLRKHKTNRKPRTPFTTSQLLALERKFRQKQYLSIAERAEFSSSLNLTETQVKIWFQNRRAKAKRLQEAELEKFKMAAKPMLAPGLSLTFPMNSPMHGASLYGHTYPFHRPVLPVPPVGLYATPIGYSMYHLS